Genomic segment of Tamandua tetradactyla isolate mTamTet1 chromosome 1, mTamTet1.pri, whole genome shotgun sequence:
ATTTCTCATGATGAGGAGACCCCTCAATCAGCTTATGCTTGTCTTCTTTAGGAGAAGATTCAGGAACAGCTAATCTTAAACCATTTATATGGACCTTTAATTTGTCAAGCAAATTTTAATTAGGTGGAAATTCTGAAACATCAGTTTGGGTCATCACCATAATCATAGACTTTCtgctatattattttttttctgtgagacagagactgaggaaaaagtgaaacaaaCTATTGTACTGACTCCATATTTTTATGTTCATATGaatggcatttattttttcaggactGTTGCACCGAGCCTTCAGTGTTGCCTTGTTCAATACGGAGAATAAACTCTTGGTACAGCAGAGAGCAGACACTAAACTTACTTTCCCTGGTGAGTCAGTTGAATGTATAGTTTAAGAGGAAGTTTTCATGTTTGGCCTGAAAGTATCTGGGAAATGAATGATTTGGATTACTAGTGTCCATCTCTCACTTTGGTCAACAGTTAGTTCATCCCTGAGGAAATGGGTAGTACTGACAGATCCTTATTATGCTGATGTTTCTTCTAATGGTTGTTTGATTTTTGAAATACAACTCTGTGAGTCTTTGGTTGATTTTTGCTTTGTCATGGAAAGGTATttcaatgcagaaaaaaatgagtGATGTAAGAATTTGGGAaattaaagtaaataatatttagcataaaattaaagagagaaatgattatTCTACAATACAAAACttagagttatatatatatatattattgtcagttttattcacacaccatatcaTCAATGGCTAGGTGTGTGACATCGtaggtatacaatcaatggctcctggtataatcacacagttattcattcaccaccataatcaaaATGACATTCCCATTTCTTACGAAAAAATAATCCcatccccttattattgacatttagctttggtaaagtgcctttgttacaattactgAAGAATATTACAGTgccactgttaactatagaccgtagtttgcattaattatattttcctgtatacgaccctattattaataataatgatgtgcatttgttctagttcatgtaagaactttcttattttttcacaattaaccaccatcatcatccattTTAGGTttcgctaagttatacagtccctgTTTTTATCCTCTCGCTTTCATTCTGGTGATACACACACAGcactagccttcctctttcaaccatactcacactcagctttgttaattatacTTTCAGTATTGTGCTATAACCACTACATGTATGGTGGTCATGGACAATAATGGACACAGTACTgtttccatttccaaacatttacaatcagccTCATTAAGCATTCTGTAGTCGTTAAACATCAGttgtccaatctctacccactttctatcttctgatcAACTATGCTCCAGTGTTTAACTCTCGAGTTTGCTCATTATGGTTCATTCATATCAGTATATTTTTTGCACTTACAAAATCATGAGGGAACAAGGTAGGAATAACAAATTTAAGGGGAGAAAGCATGAATACCAGCAATAGAGAGCTCTTGTGCATTCTCTTTTGTTCTGCGTAGAGTTGAAACTGAACAGGAATCTGGTTttctataaaaaaagaagaaattgaaattttaaacaaaaaagaaggccTAGGAtcatttggttttcattttaacattttttgcatGGAGACTTCTACAGTTTTCAAAAGCACACCTTGCCTACCGCAAGCAAAACTGGATGGGACCCCCAACCCCAGCATAAAAGACTGTGGCCATGGAGAATCCTATCTTCCTCTCAGTTCCTTCTTCTCTGAAGTTCTGTGGATGTATCCTAGTCATTCCCAAACTCATTTCTGTGTTTGCTGGCCAAGCTGTAGGCAGTTGGCTCTTGAACTTAATGAAGCTTAATTAAgtttatataagaaaaatttaaggCTGTTAATTTAAAAGCTTAACtgtggggcgggccatggtggctcagcaggcaaagtttgATTGTAGGTGCCTGtctatgtaaaagaaaaaaggcttAACTATGGAACAGATAACCACAGTATGCCAGTAATGCTCCTTGCTTTAAGATAGACATCAAAATTGAAGCCACCTTCAGGATATACAGAAGTGAGGCAAGGGTTCCAGCTCTGTAATTATATATTGAGTTTTAAGCAAACTTTTGTAAAGTGACTTAAAGCATTCACTATCTGAGGAGTGAGATGGAATAGAGAGACTTCACGTGGGGAGTCGTTCCCTCTACTCCACGTGTTCTTGTTATTACTTAGATAAAGTACTGCTCTCCACTAAGAAAACTTTGTCAAGGATATGATAGCTGCAATTCCTTCTATAAAGCTATACTCATTAAAAAAGAGCACCCTTCTTTGcaaatgtgactcctgccatcTCAGTATCATCTCATGTCAAAACACTTGCCCCAACACACACATCTCACAAATAcactttcctcttcctcctttcctatgATATTCAGATATTTTGTTGGGGTATAAATATGTATGACACCTAGTCCTTGTCTCAGTGCAGCAGAACATACATGAGATGATAAATTCCAATTCAAGGATCTACCTTAGATGGGCAATAAAGGCAACCCATTCTTAGGAGCACCGGCACGAGGTCCCCAGTATTATGCATTAGCTTGTCAGATACCTCATCCAATCTCTCACTGCCCATGAAAGCATCAGAGTCAGGCTCAATACAGATGCTCACAGCAAACCCTGTGCTCTTTCTGCTCTCCCAGGCTATATTTGTTACATATCATTTTGTGTTTCCTAAAgggtttgtgtttttatttagcatattgtgttttcatgaaataaaggaaatgttttccaTGTGCATTCTGTCCAGGGTATTTTACTGACTCTTGCTCTAGTCATCCAATATGCAACTCagaagaactggaagaaaaagaTGCTGTTGGAATAAAGAGAGCAGCTCAGAGACGTCTGCAGAGTGAGTTGGGAATTCCGCAGGAACAGGTACCTAATATCTGCCCAAAAACAGATGTACCAATAGTTAACCCAGTGCATGAAATTAGGTGAAAGTTGAACATGAGTTCAGTGATGATTTGTGTCCTTGGCTTCGAAAAGGCAAGTTACAAACAAGCAATAGAGAGAGCTGTTGTGCGTTCTCTTTTGTTCTGGGTAGAGCTGAAACTGAACAGGAATCTGGTTTTCTATAAAAGAACAAGGAATTGAAATTTTAGACTAAAAAGGGGTTCTAGGATCATCTGTGAAGCAGTCATTCATTTTTGCCTCTATCTATTAAAGAAACTCTTTGAgagaaaatagatattttctttacAAAACTGGTCAGTTTCTATGGGAGTTTCTATTGCAGGGTGGGAATCTCTTTAAAGTCTGGCACAAACAGATATATTGAAACTATAAAGACCAAAAACAGATTATTATTCAGGCTTGAGTCCACAAAAGTTTAGTTAGATAGAACTAAAGCTTCGGTAACTAACTCTTGTGATGGAAATgaatatgtgtttattttctctatttgcctatatattctctatattttttactttagtgtTGTTAATATGGCACCAATTTTTGTCATAGGTTTCTCCAGAGGACATGTCATTTATGACAATGTATCATCACAAGGCAAAATCAGATAAAATTTGGGGAGAACATGAAATTTGTTACCTTCTGCTTGTAAGAAAGAATGTTCCTGTAACTCCAAATCCCagtgaaacaaaaagtttcagcTACATGAGCAAGGAGGAATTAAAAGAGCTACTGGAAAGAGGGGCTAAAGGAGAAGTAAAAGTTACTCCGTGGTTGAGAGCCATCTCCGAGAAGTTTCTGTTTAAATGGTGGGATCACTTACCTGATGTGGCCCAGTTTGCTGAGCCTCATAAAATACACAGAGTGTGAAAGCATGTATGACAAGAATTAGCCATAAATGACACCCAAACAGAAAATGCTGTGCTTATATTGCAGGCATGCATGCCATACAACTGACTTTCTGTAGTTCACCTTTGCCAAACAAACTAACAGACAAAAATCACTTGATTGCTAATAATCTAGAAATCActtatatttagcctttctatctaCTTCATGTtatcttcacatttttcttttttctcatttccataattttcttctgcttagttttaaaaaggaactttAATATTTCCCCCTTAGACTATTGATAAACAGTCAGTCATTCTTCTATCTCTGGACTTGACTATGTTAGTTTCAATTCATCTTTCATTTGGGGCAGTCACATACTCATTGTATGGTTTATGAAGTTTATGGAGCGAAAGAAATTGGGTACTGGATCACTGCTGAGTGTTGTAATAAGATGGAAAGGATATTCCTGTTGGATCTCTTGCATTGTTTGTGTCCTCCTACAAAGCTCGGAAAATGTGGTATAAGATTAAAATCTGTATCTCTTGAATCTGTGTCTCTTGAACTAACATTCACAACTGTGGTACTGCATTCACTTTCATTGTTTCGTTCAACCTCACACTAGAGGTTCTTCcattaagacaagaaaaagcctaaaatttataaagattggaaagaagaaatacaacCATAATTATTTTCACACAGTATGGTTAGGTGtgtgaaaaatcaaaataatcttCAGGTAAACCATTTGCATTAATAAATGGATTTAGTAAGATTACAAAATATGAAGTTATTATACAAAAATcacataaatttgacaatttacatgaaatgtttTAAGTCCTCAAAACCATCAACTGCCACAGCTTACCCAATAtgaaatttcaaatttgaaatgtgaaaattgaACTCGCAGTTTAAAACTcccaaaagaaagagaatgtcAACAGTGATTGGAAAGGGGAACAAGAGAGGCTTCTGGAAACTCATAATGTTCTGTTTCCTGACCTGGGTAGTGGTGACAATGCTCAtccactttgtgaaaattcaccAAGATGAATATGTTAGTTTTCCTATCTCTGTATGCCGATCTCgctatatttttattgacatataacaaaatgataaaaaaggacatattttatgtgtcaataaaaataaaataaaataagattttaaaagctcttcaaaaaagaaatatgcagGCCTTGATAGTTTCACTGGAGAACTCTGCCaacaatttaaagaaagaacaccaattctacacaaactcttccagaaaatagaaatagagggAGCACATGCCAATTCATTTTATATAAGCCAGTATTaccttgataccaaaaccaggaaaaacagtccaaaaaagaaaactacagaacaccTTTCTtgaatataaatgcatataatcCTTAACAAAATGTTAGCAGATAGAATTCAGATGCAGACACATATGCATATAGTTCTGCACCATAATCTAGTGGGGTTTATTTCTGAgatgcaaagctggttcaatatttggaaataaactaATGTATTCCAccatattaacaaaagaaaaaaaatacatgatcatatgaattgatacagaaaagcatttgaaaaaaattcaatacccattataaaatatcaagaaactaggaatagagggtaacttcctcaatttgataGAGAATATCTACAAAAATCTTACAGCTAATATTATACTTAAAGGTGAAGGACTAAATGCTTTCTTCGTAAGGTtgagaacaaggcaaggatggcTAGTCTTACCCCTACTATTCAACCtagtattggaagttctagccagtgcagTAGGCAAGTAAAGCAACCAAAAGTCATACagtaaataaagagaaataaaaccatctctatttgaagatgacatgattgcTTACATAAGAATCTCAATGACTCTACAAAAAACTTCTAGAACTAATGAGTGCATTCAGCAAtgatcaattaaaaaatgaatcacaTTTTTGTATAATTGCAATTCATTTAtggaaagtgaaattaaaaatataatgctgTATACGATTgcttaaaaacatgaaataattaggTGTAAATCTAGTCAAATATGCACGGATGTTGTAgtgctgaaaattacaaaatgctgatgagagaaatcaaagaacatcTACATTAATAGAGATGCATAATGcattcatggattgaaaggctCAATCTAATCTAGTAAAAATGTTACTGTCTTAAACTGATATCCTTTTACACAATTTCTATCAATATCTCTGCaagatttttttgtaaataaagacaAGATCActgtaaaatatatatggaaatacaaagaaactacaatagctaaaacaattgaaaatgaataaagtgggaggaacaAATCTGTCCAATATATAGCTACAATAATAAGACATTGTGGTAATGGTAGGGGATAAACAGATAGATTAATAAAATGAGAAACCAGAAATAGATTCCATAAATATGACCTCctcatttttaagtgaaatttgtagtttaattaaaataaaacagggataaattaaacaaacacaaataCTTTTCTGGTTATCAAATTTTGGGACTCAAAGCATCCCCAAATCATTGGAGGTCCAACTTATTTGTGAGAGACATCAATCATCACGAAAGGTTTTCACTTTTTGAACCACTCACATTTCTGTAGCAGAAAATAGAACAAAGTTCCTCAGACATCCTTCTTCCTtctgtctaaaatattttcacaaatagGCCCTTTCCatacttcaaaagaaaaacaaacagcttTCTTGCTTAACCAATCGGCTGGTTACTCTCACCCTGGCACCTGATCTCTTAGTAAAAGGGCTCAGGGTGCCAAATTCAACCAGAAATTACCAGGACACCAGCGGCTACTTCGCTGATCTTTCTCATGAGTGGCGGATGTGTCTTTCTACAAGGGAAGTCATTCCTCTGAGATTATTGTGTCAGTTGACAGTCATAGGAGAGTGGAGTGGGGAAGAGGGATAATGAAAAAGCAAAGGGATAATAAAAGAATGAGGCTTTCATTATCTACTCACAGCCAGGAAGAATAGTTCAGTTTTAACAAACCACCCACTACTAACTCCAAACATGCACAACCCAAACTAGAGGGGAAGGATAGAGGTCCTAAGGGCTGGAGAGACAAAGGCTGATGGCATAAGACAGCAGACTCCTCCACAGACATTTCTCACTTCCCTAACACTGGAAgatgtttaattaaaaagttgCTGTTCAAAATTTTATGGAAAACACGCTTAAAAATAGGACTgcagtcattttaaaaataaacggTCACTCCTCAGATATGAGTAGCATATATCAGATACCAACATTTGAGGGGCCTTTGATGTGAATTTGAAAAATTGGCTggcagagaaaaaagaaggaaagaaaggaggtggGGGGGAGGAAGTAAGGGGAGTATAATGTGGAAGGTAAGAAAGCTAAGAAGAGCATGTTTCTAAGCCCATGCTGGTCTATTCCAGCAGTCAAACAAAGCAAGTccacaatgaaaaagaaaaaaaatttgaaagtcaACTTCAAATTCAAAGTACAAAAAATTGCAATCCAAAACAATAAATATCCCAATGCCCTTGAATGGTAAAATAGAGACTTCCGAGACTGCATACTCAAACAGTTCAATGCTCTTCAGAGGTCATTCTTAAGTATTATCTGGCATAACACTTTCTCAGGTTTTATGACTTGATATAGACCAGCTCTGGAAGCAGAGAAAATCACCAGGTATTTCCAAGTACAATAGGCCCTGTAAGCAATCAGATGCAAGCAGAGAGGAATAGGAGAGAAAAATAGTTGGTTACTAAAGAGCTCCCATTTGATGTAGACAGTTTAAACTTTTCCCGCACAAATGTGTTAAGAAATGGGAATATGAACTATAATACCAAAGACACAAGACACTCCTCTCTccagaagaaggaggagaagcgGACCTTAAAAAAAGTCAGAGAGAATGCTACCAAAGCTGCACAAACTGTGCTCTGTCCCTAAGGACAAAtaccccaaagtcagaaggaaagCAGCTCTTCTTTTCCATCTCTATCATTTCCTTCAAcagttttaaagattaaaaaccCAGACTCTTGCAGAACTGAGCTACAAGTGGGATACAGGGAAGTGAGACAGGTGGCAAGGAACATGAATAAGGCTCAACCCATCAAACTTCTGTATGCTTTCCCAAATTTCCCTGCCAGTTTAGTTATTGGTAGGTTGTGATTATGATTTgataccaaaaaattaaaaaataaaaataaaaagaggggtTTGGCTTGGGGCacccaatagaaaaatgaccAAGGAAGCCAGAATTTAGTTGTTTCCTCTGTGGGCCGCTTAGTTGTAAGGAAAAGATGCTTTGGGCCTTCAATCTCTTCTGTCTAACTGGGAAGGGGAACAGGAAACAGGGAGAGGATATAACCAGATGAAAGTGATCTCATTGTTTGGCtcagggaggaagaggaggaggtggagatGCAGGGGGCTGCTGGTCCCGCCTCTTCTTCCTTTCAATGTTGAGCCTGTTGGCCACATCATGTGCACATGTGTCGATGCTGCTGCTTTCCTCTGATCATGTCAGATGTCCATCTCAAACTGAGCATCATCGCCAACTGCATGCTTCCTGTCATGATTGTTCACGTTGCTCAAATTGTTTACTTCTGTGTAGGCTGAGcttccagtcttggggtttgttcatatgaaacttaaccccacaaaggataggtcaagtctacttaaaatttaggcctaagagtcacccccaagagagcctcttttgttgctcagatgtggcctctctctctctagccaacacaacaagcaatctcaccaccttccccctgtctacttgggacatgactcccaggggtgtagaccttcctggcaatgtgggaaagaaatcctagaatgagctgagactcagcatcaagggattgagaaaaaccctagaatgagctgaaactcagcattaaagggttgagaaaagcttcttgaccaaaagggggaagagtgacatgagacaaagtgtcaatggctgagagattccagagtcgagaggttatcctagaggttattcttacacattgagtagatatcaccttgttattcaagatgtaatggataaactggagggaacttcctgaaaatgtagagctgtgttccaggatccatgtttcttgatgatgattgaataatgataaagctttcacaatgtgactgtgtgattgtgaaaaccttgtgtctaatgctccttttatctaccttgtcaacaaaggagtagaatatatggaataaaaataaataataaggggaacagatgttaaaataaatttagtttgaaatgctagtgttcagtgaaagcgaggggtaaggggtatgataggtataatcttttttctgttttcattttatttctttttctactgtctttttatttcttttcctgaatggatgcaaatgttctaagaaatgaagaatatgctactaagtgatgatactgtgagttactgattatctatgttaatgttttatttcatttgttaaattttttaaattaataaataaatttcttaaaaaattgtTTACTTCTACTATGGAGTCTTCACTTAAGGGGCCAGGGCTCATCACTGCTGGGATATTGGGCAGATGGCAGTGCAGGGTCTGAGCCAGGAGGGAATTGCAAAGATCCAAAAGAATCATAAGTGATTTGGTTTCCTCTTGGTGTGGGCAGTAGGCAAGAGGAAGGTGCACGGTGTTGAGGGTGGGCATCATGCGGGTGGGGGTGTCGGGCTTGCGGGCTTTCTTGGGTGGGCGGTGGCCGAAGCAGGTACCCAGTTGCACGCACTCCCCAGGGGGTGGAACTGTGAAGTGGCTGGGTGTGATACACTGCATCCTCACTGCCTTCCCAGTTCCTCTCGGCTCGTGTCACCACCATAGCCCCATCCTTGGGCCTCTGCCAGCCTTTCAGCTGCAGCAGCAGTAGTGGGGTCAGCGGCAGCCCCTACTCATTTTCGACAGAAgtacaaaagcaattcaatggaaagagaatcctttcaacaaatggtgcctgaACAAGGATATcctgaggcaaaacaaaaacaaaaaatggaccACTACTTAAACCTCATACCCTACagaaatattaaatcaaaatgtGTTAggtttagggcaggccacagaggctcagcaggcagagttctcatatgcccatgcaaaaaaaaaaaaaaaaatctagtattaaaaaaaatgtatcagatttaaacataaaactaaaaatttgtattagaaaacataggagaaaatctttgggatAGAGATTGGTTACGTGCTCTTTGATGTAACACCAAAAgtaaaatctataaaagaaaaaaatcagcatattggacttcatcaaaattaaaaacttttgctctgccTAAGACCCCATTAAGAAGTTGATAAGACAAGCTATAGATCcagagaatatatttgcaaaccacatatgtAACAAAGAGACTATATCTCAGCTACATAataaactctcaaaactcaaaagtaacaaaacaaaaaaatccaaagagaaaatgcacaaaagacacaaacatttAACTGAAGAGGATAAAATAATGGCAAATAAGCACtaaaaaagatgatcaacatcattagggattagggaaatgcagattaaggccacaatgagatatcacatcATAATTATTAGACCATTGACAAAGATGTGGGGACAAATCGGAACCCATCCAATTGTGAGAGTGactgaccttttgattagctggagatatgaccccacccattcaagggaggtcttaattagtttactggagtccttagaagagccaacacagagagcagagggtTTCAGATACTTGAAGAGCCAATACacacacagatatttggaaatagagatagaaatattGTAGCAAATCTGTGCAAACCTAACATTGGGTTTTGATTATGGGTATGGTTTGCTACTGAAGTCCACTGTAAGGAGGTGTTTACTAGGGTGttatggggaaaaagaaagatcTTTATGGGGAATAATGAGGGGTAATTTGTGCTGGCTTAACAATATACATGCTAGAGTTCTGTTGGTTAACAACAAGGTTCTCTAGGCACAGGAACATTATGGGAAGGTTTTAAATAACAGATACTTTCCCCTTGCAATTTTTCAAAGTCCTCTTCCGTGACATCAATAGTTGGTTTAGGCATAAGTTATACATAAGGTTCCTGTGAGAATAGAAGGCCCCAGattggtgataaaaattttaacaggcattttttGTGTAAATCAGGATCAGATTACAATATTTTCAGTGACTCCTATTCCCCACAGGCTTAAGATTCCCAACCAGCACAACTGCATAGGTTGGCACTAAGGTCAAAGGATCTCACTTTCCCCTGCTTGCATGGTCTGAGGCATAGAtatcaacaaataattatgagTTCCCCTTTAAGGCTGTAAAACACCTGGCCCTTTAATTTGTAGTCTCAGAACCTGCCTCAGTCCTACCATTAGTACTTCGAGAGGAGCTGGGGCTGAGGCCTGTGGCATTGCATTTCAACAAGTTAAGGCCTGATGGAGTTTCAGTTCAATTGTTCTATGTTGCATGGGGCTCTTATCATCTTTTAGCTGTTCCTTTAATAAACCAGTCATTCTTTCAGTAAGGTCTGTGCATGTGGGATTGTAGGGCAGAGGAAGAATCGCATGCTGTCCTGATCCGTGACCCAGGATTGGGCTATCTGCCCAGTGAAAGGGGTCCCCTAATCATTGTCTGTCTGTGTTGACAGTCCATGCAGAGTGCTTGTTCTCTTTCCAAATATTAGAGGATGTCCCATTGGTGTGCTTTCCCCACTAGGAAAGCTAACAACAATTCTGTATCTGTGTCCATGACAGTAAAAAGCATAACTTGCTCCCTCCTAGAGCAGAAGAGGACTGATGTAATCAATTAACCACTGGGTTACCAGGAATTGTGACTGGTCAATGTGCCCCATCTGCTATGGTAGCCCACGTGGTCAATGCAGGTAGCACAAAGGGCATTCTCTAGTGATGTCCACTAACTTCTGGCATGTGCTTGGCAGCTGGAACTGCTGGTCCAGATGCCACAGGGTTTGACACCCTTGGTGTCTGCTTTTTCAATGAAGCCATTCTGCTACTTCCCTGGCTTCAGCTGTGCTGCTCCGAACCCGTGTGAGTGCATCTGCTTCCACATTTCTGAGTAACATGTTGGGAATATGGGCAAGAACAAGATAGACAGACATCAGTGATGAACGATAGGCATCCCAGATGTCTTTCCACAATTCTAGTCCCCAGACAGGTGATCTATGACTGTCCATTGTTCCTGCTTCCAGATTGCCATTCAAGTCATAaggcctttgtaaacagcccTGCAGTCAGTATAGACAGCACGTTTTCTGATTTATGCACTATTACTATCTGTACTGCTCTTAACTCAGCCCATTGACTGCTTCGTTTCAGCCCCAGTCTCCCATCATATAGTGTCAGTACTGGGTTGTATTGCCACAGCTGCCCAGGTGGGAGGCTGCCTGCTAGCAGATCCATTAGTATACCAAGCAAATTTGGGAATGGTACCCTTGCCTTCTATAGTGAGCATTTCAACAGCTGTTTCATGTGCAGCAGCTTTAACTGTTGGATCTTCTAAATAGGGCACTGTCTAAGAATTTTGTGCATTTCTGTACTCAGACTACTGGTATTGGAAATACTGGGCTGTAGCAGGTAGgcttttatttggtgagggtgctCAGTTGGGTACTACTAGAGTGTGGCTTAGAAGCTGTGTTTGTTATCCACCCCTGAATAGGGATGGCCATTTTCAAGGTAGCTGGGCATCTTTGTGTCAGTCCCTCTACTTGCAATAAGGCATTATATACAACACCAATTGCTTTTCCAGGGACTGTATCTCAGCTGCCCCTTTCCATACTTGTGATTAAAGCCAAGGAGTATTCATTTAGAATGTTTCCTCTGCCACAGACCCAACCCAAAGCCAATAGTCATCCTGGCAACATCCGGTTTACAGGGCAGTTCCGACTCCataccccacctccaccccagtgCTTGTGCTATCACCCTTTTTGCTTTTTCACAAGTATCCAGCAGGAAGTCCTCCCATTTCCAAGTACAACCTTATCTAATTAGCACATACAAAGGTTTTAGCATTTGGGCtaagtaatgaaaaaaatgttttaaatactaCCACAACCCCAAGAAAGtcattagttgttttggcatatgCAGCATAGGAAAACATTTAACTTATAATTTTGTCTTACCCAAACATACAACACTTAAGAATTTGACAGGGTAGCCAAGGCATTGCAGTTTGTCATGATTAATTGACCATCCCTGACTCTCAAGGTGAGATAATaatgagcctgaggcttcttttcGTTCTGAAAGAGTTACTGATTAACATGACATCATCGATATAGTGAAATAGacttttccacttagccaaatcctttgccagAGGTGTGGTAGATGGTTGGCATATGTACAGAGCCTTGATAGTGCAGTGAAAGttctttgttctccttcccaGGTGAAGACCAAAACAGGTTGACTGGCCCtatttaagggaatactaaagaaaacattaaggttaaatctaaaacaaagtgaTGA
This window contains:
- the LOC143675809 gene encoding isopentenyl-diphosphate delta-isomerase 2-like isoform X1 — protein: MAMFLYILEQRPAGCSKMRSQTRAAVSSRIDILTLFRLPILEHGMSFCLFRFPRLISRNLQFPRTVGSQLATLSGGNLDWLDKQQLQRLDEKLIVIDENDKVIGTDTRKNCHLNENIEKGLLHRAFSVALFNTENKLLVQQRADTKLTFPGYFTDSCSSHPICNSEELEEKDAVGIKRAAQRRLQSELGIPQEQVSPEDMSFMTMYHHKAKSDKIWGEHEICYLLLVRKNVPVTPNPSETKSFSYMSKEELKELLERGAKGEVKVTPWLRAISEKFLFKWWDHLPDVAQFAEPHKIHRV
- the LOC143675809 gene encoding isopentenyl-diphosphate delta-isomerase 2-like isoform X3, which produces MALLSLFSTFPRLISRNLQFPRTVGSQLATLSGGNLDWLDKQQLQRLDEKLIVIDENDKVIGTDTRKNCHLNENIEKGLLHRAFSVALFNTENKLLVQQRADTKLTFPGYFTDSCSSHPICNSEELEEKDAVGIKRAAQRRLQSELGIPQEQVSPEDMSFMTMYHHKAKSDKIWGEHEICYLLLVRKNVPVTPNPSETKSFSYMSKEELKELLERGAKGEVKVTPWLRAISEKFLFKWWDHLPDVAQFAEPHKIHRV
- the LOC143675809 gene encoding isopentenyl-diphosphate delta-isomerase 2-like isoform X2, which encodes MTLVSLFSTFPRLISRNLQFPRTVGSQLATLSGGNLDWLDKQQLQRLDEKLIVIDENDKVIGTDTRKNCHLNENIEKGLLHRAFSVALFNTENKLLVQQRADTKLTFPGYFTDSCSSHPICNSEELEEKDAVGIKRAAQRRLQSELGIPQEQVSPEDMSFMTMYHHKAKSDKIWGEHEICYLLLVRKNVPVTPNPSETKSFSYMSKEELKELLERGAKGEVKVTPWLRAISEKFLFKWWDHLPDVAQFAEPHKIHRV